A section of the Harmonia axyridis chromosome 2, icHarAxyr1.1, whole genome shotgun sequence genome encodes:
- the LOC123672557 gene encoding putative cystathionine gamma-lyase 2 produces the protein MTDNDGYLPLPKGFTTIAIHEAQDPEQWSHHEIVTPITMTSTFKQDEPGVFKYQYGRIGNPTREVLEKVIAKMECAKYGACFSSGLGAITTVIGLLENGDHMICMDDVYGGTNRLFLQIATKFGIEVTFADGDVDSFERQIKPNTKMIFVESPTNPTMRLCDIKAITSMAKRYKVMFVIDNTFLTPYYQRPLLLGADVVMHSLTKYMNGHSDIIMGALVTNDDKLGEKIYFLQKAMGVVPSPFDCSQVLRSLKTLALRLKKHQANSLVLAKYLETHPKIERVLHPGLPSHPQHELAKRQSSGHSGMFSVYLKGDLETSKKFLKSLKYFALGGSLGGAESLIALSTKMTHTSVPKDQRDKLGITDNLIRISVGIEDVEDLIADMKYALDQI, from the coding sequence ATGACCGACAACGATGGGTACCTTCCTTTGCCCAAAGGATTCACCACGATAGCGATCCATGAAGCACAAGATCCAGAACAATGGTCTCACCACGAAATTGTTACACCAATTACCATGACCTCTACCTTCAAGCAAGATGAACCTGGTGTCTTCAAGTACCAATACGGCAGAATTGGAAATCCCACCAGAGAGGTTTTGGAGAAAGTGATAGCCAAAATGGAATGTGCTAAATACGGTGCTTGTTTTTCTTCTGGTTTAGGAGCCATCACCACCGTTATAGGACTTCTGGAAAACGGTGACCATATGATATGTATGGATGATGTATATGGTGGAACCAACAGGCTATTCTTGCAGATTGCTACGAAGTTTGGAATTGAAGTAACGTTTGCTGATGGTGACGTTGATAGTTTCGAAAGACAAATTAAACCAAATACGAAGATGATATTTGTTGAGTCACCAACGAATCCAACCATGCGTCTATGTGATATTAAGGCCATAACCAGTATGGCTAAAAGGTACAAAGTAATGTTTGTTATCGACAATACTTTTCTGACACCTTATTACCAAAGACCTCTTTTACTTGGAGCTGATGTAGTAATGCACTCCTTGACAAAGTACATGAACGGCCATTCTGACATTATTATGGGAGCTCTAGTCACCAACGATGATAAATTAGGTGAGAAGATTTATTTTCTGCAAAAAGCTATGGGTGTTGTTCCATCTCCGTTTGACTGTTCCCAAGTGTTGAGAAGTTTGAAAACCCTCGCTTTGAGACTCAAGAAACACCAAGCAAACTCCTTGGTTCTTGCTAAATACCTGGAGACCCATCCCAAAATAGAGAGAGTTCTTCATCCTGGCTTGCCAAGTCATCCTCAACATGAGTTGGCCAAAAGACAATCAAGTGGTCATAGTGGTATGTTCTCGGTGTATTTGAAAGGAGATCTCGAGACCTCGAAGAAGTTTCTCAAATCTTTGAAGTATTTTGCCCTGGGCGGGAGTCTTGGAGGTGCTGAAAGTTTGATTGCCTTGAGTACTAAAATGACTCATACTTCGGTGCCTAAGGATCAAAGAGATAAGTTGGGAATTACTGATAATTTGATAAGGATATCTGTTGGTATTGAAGATGTTGAGGACCTAATTGCTGACATGAAATATGCTTTAGACCagatttga
- the LOC123672796 gene encoding cystathionine gamma-lyase-like, which yields MSNTNGGFLSLPKGFSTMAIHEEQEPEKWAHKEVIMPISLTVSYKQSEPGIVKKYSHSRQGNPTRDVLERVIAKMENGNCATCYGSGLGSITTLLALLKQGDHILCIDDVYGGTYKLFTEVGTRFGVEVSFSNCNVTSFAKNIRSNTRMIFVETPTNPTLQIVDIEELSKLAKKHGALLVVDNTFLTPYFQRPLVLGADIVMHSLTKYMNGHSDVSMGALVVKDEQIGKRLKFLQEHMGVVPSPFDCYQVLRGMKTLTLRMDQHRENSLAVARYLENHPKIEKVLHPGLPSHPQHELAKKQMSGHSGMLAAYIKGDIVTTKKFLKSLKCFTLAPSLGDSESLVALNAVMTHSGVPKEQREKLGITDNLVRFSVGIEDTEDLLADLEQALAQI from the coding sequence ATGTCCAATACCAACGGTGGTTTTCTCTCTCTGCCCAAGGGTTTCTCTACCATGGCCATCCACGAGGAACAAGAACCAGAAAAATGGGCACACAAAGAAGTCATCATGCCCATATCGCTAACAGTCTCCTACAAACAAAGTGAACCCGGAATTGTGAAGAAATACTCTCACTCAAGACAAGGAAACCCTACCAGAGACGTACTGGAAAGAGTAATTGCAAAGATGGAGAACGGCAACTGCGCAACCTGTTACGGATCTGGTTTAGGCTCCATCACTACCCTCCTGGCTTTACTAAAACAAGGAGATCACATCCTCTGCATCGATGACGTCTACGGAGGTACTTACAAACTGTTCACAGAGGTAGGAACAAGATTCGGTGTGGAGGTATCTTTCTCCAACTGCAACGTTACCAGTTTTGCGAAAAATATCAGATCCAACACCAGAATGATTTTTGTGGAGACACCAACGAACCCAACCCTGCAAATTGTGGACATAGAGGAATTGTCTAAGTTGGCTAAGAAGCATGGTGCCCTTCTCGTGGTCGATAACACCTTTTTAACACCGTATTTTCAACGGCCTCTGGTTCTGGGAGCAGACATAGTGATGCACTCCTTGACCAAATACATGAATGGACATTCAGATGTTAGTATGGGTGCTCTGGTCGTTAAGGATGAACAGATTGGGAAAAGGCTTAAGTTTTTGCAAGAACATATGGGTGTTGTACCATCTCCATTTGACTGCTACCAGGTGCTGAGAGGGATGAAAACTCTTACGCTAAGGATGGATCAACACCGAGAGAATTCTCTGGCTGTTGCTAGATACCTGGAAAATCATCCTAAGATCGAGAAAGTCCTTCATCCAGGGTTGCCAAGTCATCCCCAACATGAATTGGCTAAGAAGCAGATGAGTGGTCACAGTGGTATGTTAGCGGCTTACATAAAAGGAGACATTGTTACCACGAAGAAGTTCTTGAAATCGTTGAAGTGTTTTACTCTAGCTCCTAGTCTTGGCGATTCTGAAAGTTTGGTAGCCTTGAATGCTGTGATGACACACAGTGGTGTTCCGAAAGAACAGAGAGAAAAATTGGGAATAACTGATAATTTGGTGAGGTTCTCAGTGGGAATAGAGGATACCGAAGACTTGTTAGCTGATTTAGAGCAGGCCTTGGCTCAAATCTGA
- the LOC123672795 gene encoding zinc finger protein 64-like, translating into MSSNESFCSSETEKKHNSSECKNNIENSELSTSSTSGGNRNTHYPGDGNGERQEMKIEISDVCVGHSTEEEIVQLKIENDSRSIVNGSESLSSNFKSEENYDIKVSDSNNFIDQVQYSDYAKEEQGDSQILLNGDIDQQRCHLCEYTTTTEKSLKQHIQCIHLQLKKHKCDSCDFATSYKSYLERHVNSVHLNLRKHKCTLCNYAGNDKKYLKDHINSVHLNMKQHKCDLCDYAAMKKNHLRDHINSVHLNMKRHKCSLCDHAVYRIRDLNNHMNSVHLNVRQQKCHLCDYAANHKTDLKNHINSIHLNMKQHKCGLCDYAAIQKGHLKAHVNSVHLNLRKYQCALCDYTGNKKSGLENHLNSFHLNVKQHKCDLCDFATNHKSYLERHVNSVHLNLREHKCTLCNYAANEKKQLQNHMNSIHLNLKEKCAFCDYSANSKATLKNHTYSVHLNLKEHKCGVCDYAAIHKSHLRTHINSVHLNMKRHNCDWCDYGAYQKKNLKRHIDSVHLNVRQKKK; encoded by the exons ATGTCATCAAATGAATCATTTTGTTCAagtgaaacagaaaaaaaacataattcttcagaatgtaaaaataatatcgaaaattcCGAGTTGTCAACTTCTAGCACATCTGGTGGAAATCGGAA TACCCACTATCCAGGTGATGGGAATGGTGAGAGGCAAGAGATGAAGATCGAAATCTCAGATGTTTGTGTAGGTCATTCGACTGAGGAGGAAATAGTCcagttaaaaattgaaaatgatagCAGATCTATTGTAAACGGGAGTGAGTCGCTTAGTTCCAACTTTAAAAGTGaggaaaattatgatattaaaGTCAGTGATTCTAATAATTTTATAGACCAGGTTCAGTATTCTGATTATGCAAAAGAAGAACAGGGAGAttctcaaatacttttgaatggTGATATAGATCAACAGAgatgtcacttatgtgaataTACTACTACAACGGAAAAATCTCTCAAACAACATATCCAGTGTATTCATTTACAATTGAAGAAACACAAATGTGACTCATGTGATTTTGCGACAAGTTATAAATCTTATCTTGAACGTCATGTAAATTCTGTCCATTTAAACTTGAGAAAACATAAATGTACCTTGTGCAACTATGCTGGAAATGACAAAAAATACCTCAAAGATCATATAAactctgtccatttgaatatgAAGCAGCACAAATGtgacttatgtgattatgctgcaatgaaaaaaaatcatctgaGAGATCACAtcaattctgttcatttgaatatgaAAAGACATAAATGTTCTTTGTGTGATCATGCGGTATATCGAATTAGGGACCTCAATAATCATAtgaattctgttcatttgaatgtgAGACAGcagaaatgtcacttatgtgattatgctgcaaatcATAAAACAgacctcaaaaatcatataaattccattcatttgaatatgaaaCAGCACAAATGTggcttatgtgattatgctgcaaTTCAAAAAGGTCATCTGAAAGCTCATGtaaattctgttcatttgaactTGAGGAAATATCAATGTGCTTTGTGCGATTATACTGGGAATAAAAAAAGTGGCCTAGAAAATCATTTAAATTCCTTTCACTTGAATGTGAAGCAACACAAATGTGACTTATGTGATTTTGCGACCAATCATAAATCTTATCTCGAACGTCATGtgaattctgttcatttgaactTGAGGGAACATAAATGTACTTTGTGCAACTATGCTGCAAATGAAAAAAAGCAGCTCcaaaatcatatgaattccatccatttgaatttgaaagaaaaatgtgCCTTCTGCGACTATTCTGCTAATTCTAAAGCAACCCTCAAAAACCATACTTATTCCGTTCATTTGAATCTCAAGGAGCACAAATGTGGCGtatgtgattatgctgcaaTTCATAAAAGTCACCTTAGAACTCACATAAATTCTGTTCATTTAAATATGAAGAGACATAATTGCGATTGGTGTGATTATGGAGCTTATCAGAAAAAGAACCTCAAAAGacatatagattctgttcatttaaatgtgagacaaaaaaaaaagtga
- the LOC123672606 gene encoding zinc finger protein 64-like isoform X1 produces the protein MWSIEPETKDVHYSSECRTNIAENNELATSRTNDENYKTHYPDDEIQDKKFEISDICVGRDEYSSTEKKIFEVKKENDNVYDMNEEDILSSNLKNEKDYESKMNDANNCVDQIQPSDCAKERQDISEIPQNGETKEDQHSCHLCEYSSAKKRYLTQHIKFVHLNLKKHKCDWCDYAANQKATLNHHMNSIHLNDKQHKCDYCDYAAIQKTHLKDHVNSVHLNVKRYKCTSCDYGAYYKVNLNNHINAVHLNEKQYKCDLCDYAATQKYHLTDHVNSVHLKVKEHKCSMCDYAANQKRRLNNHINSVHLNEKQHKCGLCDYASTQKRLLKDHLNAVHLNLKLHKCTLCDYAANQKGHLKTHMNFVHLNVKQHKCESCDYTAIQKSHLRDHVNSVHLNVKKHKCTLCDYATNQKGHLKNHINAVHLNEKQHKCDSCDYAAITKYLLTDHINSVHLKVKKYKCSICDYGAYHKRYLDRHMNSVHLNEKQYKCDSCSYATTQKCSLKAHINSVHLNLRQHKCSLCDYAANQKRHLKKHINSIHSNMKLKQEIM, from the exons ATGTGGTCTATTGAACCAGAAACAAAAGATGTTCATTATTCATCAGAATGTAGAACAAATATTGCCGAGAATAACGAGTTGGCAACTTCTAGAACAAATGACGAAAATTACAA aacCCACTATCCAGATGATGAAATTCAAGACAAgaagtttgaaatttcagaCATTTGTGTAGGAAGGGATGAATATAGTTCgactgagaaaaaaatatttgaggtAAAGAAAGAAAATGATAACGTATATGATATGAATGAGGAAGATATTCTTAGTTCTAacttaaaaaatgaaaaagattatGAAAGTAAAATGAATGATGCAAATAATTGTGTAGACCAGATTCAGCCTTCTGATTGTGCTAAAGAAAGACAAGACATTTCTGAAATACCTCAGAATGGTGAAACAAAAGAAGATCAACATAGTTGTCACTTATGTGAATATTCTTCTGCTAAGAAAAGATACCTCACACAACATATCAAGTTTGTgcatttaaatttgaagaaacaCAAATGCGACTGgtgtgattatgctgcaaatcAAAAAGCCACCCTCAACCATCATAtgaattccattcatttgaatgataAACAGCACAAATGTGACTATTGTGATTATGCTgctattcaaaaaactcatctGAAAGATCACGTAAATTCAGTTCATTTGAATGTGAAGAGGTACAAATGTACATCATGTGATTATGGTGCATATTATAAAGTGAACCTAAATAATCATATAAATgctgttcatttgaatgaaaaacagTATAAATGtgacttatgtgattatgctgcaaCACAAAAATATCATCTTACAGATCATGTGAATTCTGTTCATTTAAAAGTGAAGGAACATAAATGTTCCATGTGTGATTATGCTGCCAAtcaaaagaggcgcctgaataACCATAtaaattctgttcatttgaatgagAAGCAGCATAAATGTGGCTTATGTGATTACGCTTCAACTCAAAAGCGCCTTCTCAAAGATCACCTAAATGCTGTACATTTAAACTTGAAGTTACATAAATGTACATTATGCGATTATGCTGCAAACCAAAAGGGGCACCTCAAAACTCATATGAATTTCGTACATTTAAATGTGAAGCAGCATAAATGTGAATCTTGTGATTATACTGCAATTCAAAAATCTCATCTCCGAGATCACGtaaattctgttcatttgaatgtgaagaaacataaatgtacattatgtgattatgctacgAATCAAAAAGGTCACCTAAAGAATCATATAAATGCTGTTCATTTAAATGAGAAGCAGCATAAATGTGATTCATGTGATTATGCCGCTATTACAAAATATCTTCTCACAGATCATATAAATTCTGTCCATTTAAAAGTGAAGAAATATAAATGTTCTATATGTGATTATGGTGCTTATCATAAAAGATACCTTGATAGGCATATGAATTCcgttcatttgaatgaaaagcAGTACAAATGTGACTCATGTAGTTATGCCACAACTCAAAAATGTTCTCTCAAAGCACACATAAATTCTGTACATTTAAACTTGAGGCAACATAAATGTtccttatgtgattatgctgcaaaCCAAAAAAGGCActtgaaaaaacatataaattccATTCATTCAAATATGAAGTTGAAACAAGAAATTATGTGA
- the LOC123672606 gene encoding zinc finger protein 64-like isoform X2, translated as MNEEDILSSNLKNEKDYESKMNDANNCVDQIQPSDCAKERQDISEIPQNGETKEDQHSCHLCEYSSAKKRYLTQHIKFVHLNLKKHKCDWCDYAANQKATLNHHMNSIHLNDKQHKCDYCDYAAIQKTHLKDHVNSVHLNVKRYKCTSCDYGAYYKVNLNNHINAVHLNEKQYKCDLCDYAATQKYHLTDHVNSVHLKVKEHKCSMCDYAANQKRRLNNHINSVHLNEKQHKCGLCDYASTQKRLLKDHLNAVHLNLKLHKCTLCDYAANQKGHLKTHMNFVHLNVKQHKCESCDYTAIQKSHLRDHVNSVHLNVKKHKCTLCDYATNQKGHLKNHINAVHLNEKQHKCDSCDYAAITKYLLTDHINSVHLKVKKYKCSICDYGAYHKRYLDRHMNSVHLNEKQYKCDSCSYATTQKCSLKAHINSVHLNLRQHKCSLCDYAANQKRHLKKHINSIHSNMKLKQEIM; from the coding sequence ATGAATGAGGAAGATATTCTTAGTTCTAacttaaaaaatgaaaaagattatGAAAGTAAAATGAATGATGCAAATAATTGTGTAGACCAGATTCAGCCTTCTGATTGTGCTAAAGAAAGACAAGACATTTCTGAAATACCTCAGAATGGTGAAACAAAAGAAGATCAACATAGTTGTCACTTATGTGAATATTCTTCTGCTAAGAAAAGATACCTCACACAACATATCAAGTTTGTgcatttaaatttgaagaaacaCAAATGCGACTGgtgtgattatgctgcaaatcAAAAAGCCACCCTCAACCATCATAtgaattccattcatttgaatgataAACAGCACAAATGTGACTATTGTGATTATGCTgctattcaaaaaactcatctGAAAGATCACGTAAATTCAGTTCATTTGAATGTGAAGAGGTACAAATGTACATCATGTGATTATGGTGCATATTATAAAGTGAACCTAAATAATCATATAAATgctgttcatttgaatgaaaaacagTATAAATGtgacttatgtgattatgctgcaaCACAAAAATATCATCTTACAGATCATGTGAATTCTGTTCATTTAAAAGTGAAGGAACATAAATGTTCCATGTGTGATTATGCTGCCAAtcaaaagaggcgcctgaataACCATAtaaattctgttcatttgaatgagAAGCAGCATAAATGTGGCTTATGTGATTACGCTTCAACTCAAAAGCGCCTTCTCAAAGATCACCTAAATGCTGTACATTTAAACTTGAAGTTACATAAATGTACATTATGCGATTATGCTGCAAACCAAAAGGGGCACCTCAAAACTCATATGAATTTCGTACATTTAAATGTGAAGCAGCATAAATGTGAATCTTGTGATTATACTGCAATTCAAAAATCTCATCTCCGAGATCACGtaaattctgttcatttgaatgtgaagaaacataaatgtacattatgtgattatgctacgAATCAAAAAGGTCACCTAAAGAATCATATAAATGCTGTTCATTTAAATGAGAAGCAGCATAAATGTGATTCATGTGATTATGCCGCTATTACAAAATATCTTCTCACAGATCATATAAATTCTGTCCATTTAAAAGTGAAGAAATATAAATGTTCTATATGTGATTATGGTGCTTATCATAAAAGATACCTTGATAGGCATATGAATTCcgttcatttgaatgaaaagcAGTACAAATGTGACTCATGTAGTTATGCCACAACTCAAAAATGTTCTCTCAAAGCACACATAAATTCTGTACATTTAAACTTGAGGCAACATAAATGTtccttatgtgattatgctgcaaaCCAAAAAAGGCActtgaaaaaacatataaattccATTCATTCAAATATGAAGTTGAAACAAGAAATTATGTGA
- the LOC123672608 gene encoding zinc finger protein 64-like, whose amino-acid sequence MFSNEELCISGARIEEIYYSPECRNNDVKNPDLATLKTTDENCKTYHTYDDSQYMKIEVSDYCVGWNNNGLTEDKAFEMKIEHTDISVISENVLSFNLKNEKTDENIVSDSNNDSDQINSSDYLSKREEDSEIPLNGHTEINQHIQLIHSNLKKHKCDLCDYAANEKRVLKNHIDFVHLKLKKHKCHLCDYAANQKVHLRNHIHSVHLNVKRHKCALCDYATNQRIHLKSHVTAVHLNEKRYKCELCDYAAFRKYHLTDHINAIHLNVKKYKCSMCDYAACQKRDLDRHLNTVHLNEKQYKCDSCEYATTQKFSLKDHVNSVHLKLRQHKCALCDYAANQRGQLKNHITSVHLNEKQYKCDSCDYAATTKSGLKDHVDCVHLNLREHKCSLCPYAANRKIQLKNHFNRIHSNKKS is encoded by the exons atgttttcaaatgaagaaCTATGTATTAGTGGAGCAAGAATAGaagaaatttattattctcCTGAATGTAGAAATAATGATGTCAAGAATCCCGATTTGGCAACTCTCAAGACAACTGACGAAAATTGCAA AACCTACCATACATATGATGACAGTCAATACATGAAGATCGAAGTTTCAGACTATTGTGTAGGATGGAATAATAATGGTTTAACTGAGGATAAagcatttgaaatgaaaattgaacaTACTGACATATCAGTTATAAGTGAAAACGTGCTCAGTTTCAacttaaaaaatgaaaaaactgatgaaaatatagtCAGTGATTCTAATAATGACTCAGACCAGATTAATTCTTCTGATTATCTTTCAAAGAGAGAAGAAGATTCAGAAATACCTCTGAATGGTCACACAGAAATAAATCAACATATCCAGCTTattcattcgaatttgaaaaaacacaaatgcgatttatgtgattatgctgcaaatGAAAAACGTGtcctcaaaaatcatattgattttgttCATTTAAAGTTAAAgaaacataagtgtcacttgtgtgattatgctgcaaatcaaaaagttcaccTCAGAAATCATATacattctgttcatttgaatgtgAAAAGACATAAATGTGCtttatgtgattatgctacaaatcAAAGAATTCACCTAAAAAGTCATGTAACTGCTGTCCATTTGAACGAAAAGCGGTATAAATGTGAgttatgtgattatgctgcgTTTCGTAAATATCATCTTACAGATCACATAAATGCTATTCATTTGAATGTGAAGAAATATAAATGTTCAATGTGTGATTATGCTGCTTGTCAAAAGAGGGACCTCGATAGGCATCTAAACACCGTTCATTTGAATGAGAAGCAGTACAAATGTGACTCATGTGAGTATGCCACAACTCAAAAATTTTCTCTCAAGGATCACGTAAATTCTGTTCATTTAAAGTTGAGACAACATAAATGTGCCTTGTGTGATTATGCCGCAAATCAAAGAGGGCAGCTAAAAAATCATATAACTTCTGTTCATTTAAATGAGAAGCAGTACAAATGTGACTCGTGCGATTATGCTGCAACTACAAAAAGTGGTCTCAAAGATCATGTAGATTGTGTTCATTTAAACTTGAGAGAACATAAATGCTCTTTGTGTCCTTATGCTGCGAATCGAAAAATCCAACTCAAAAACCATTTCAATCGCATTCATTCAAATAAGAAGTCGTAA
- the LOC123672607 gene encoding zinc finger X-chromosomal protein-like has product MFSHEALCKREPEIYDSSECINNIVQNYELITSGITGENNKIHNSDNENVENVDAKFEISKMFVGWNKSSLNKKEPFEIKIEDGNSNLRNEEEFYYNSKNGNISENKASDSDDSLDQIQSSDNDSEIEEISEIPLNGNTKINQNIRVLKKHKCDLCDYVAKQKRLLKNHLDSVHLNVKQHKCDLCDYAATQKCYLKVHINSVHINLKNHLCAFCDYSANSKATLKDHTSSVHLNVRQHKCHLCEYAASRKRDLENHMNSIHLNVRRHKCDLCDYAASRKRDLTNHINSVHLNVKQQKCDFCDYAAIQKCNLKRHINSVHLNVKKHKCTLCNYAASSKGHLQNHINSIHLNIKQHKCELCDYAATQKSHLEDHVNSNHLNLKRYKCASCSYAAYRKADLKNHINFVHLKVKKHKCHLCDYAAIQKRNLEKHINSIHLNEKQRKCD; this is encoded by the exons ATGTTTTCACATGAAGCTCTATGTAAAAGAGAACCAGAGATATATGATTCTTCAGAATGTATCAACAATATTGTCCAGAATTACGAATTGATAACTTCTGGAATAACTGGAGAAAATAACAA aatACACAATTCAGACAATGAGAATGTTGAAAACGTAGATGCtaagtttgaaatttcaaaaatgtttgtaGGATGGAATAAAAGCAGTTTGAACAAAAAGGAACCATTTGAGATCAAAATTGAAGATGGTAACTCCAATCTTAGGAATGAAGAAGAGTTTTATTACAActcaaaaaatggaaatatttctgaaaataaagcCAGTGATTCTGATGATTCCTTGGACCAAATTCAGTCTTCTGATAATGATTCAGAGATAGAAGAAATTTCCGAAATACCTCTGAATGGTAATACTAAAATAAATCAGAATATTAGAGTATTGAAGAAACACAAATGTGACTTATGTGATTATGTGGCAAAACAAAAAAGGCTCCTCAAAAATCAtttagattctgtccatttgaatgtgAAGCAGCACAAATGtgacttatgtgattatgctgctACTCAAAAATGTTATCTCAAAGTTCACATCAATTCTGTTCATATAAACTTAAAGAATCATCTGTGTGCTTTCTGTGATTATTCTGCAAATTCAAAAGCGACCCTCAAAGATCATACAagttctgttcatttgaatgtgAGGCAACACAAGTgccacttatgtgagtatgcagCAAGTCGAAAAAGAGACCTTGAAAATCACATGAATTCTATTCATTTGAATGTGAGACGACACAAATGtgacttatgtgattatgctgcaaGTCGGAAAAGGGACCTCACAAATCATAtcaattctgtccatttgaatgtgAAACAGCAGAAATGTGACTTTTGTGATTATGCTGCAATTCAAAAATGTaacctcaaaaggcatataaattctgttcatttgaatgtgAAGAAACATAAATGTACATTATGCAATTATGCTGCAAGTTCAAAAGGGCACCTCCAAAATCATAtaaattccattcatttgaatattaaaCAGCACAAATGTGAGTTATGCGATTATGCTGCGACTCAAAAAAGTCATCTTGAAGATCATGTGAATTCTAATCATTTGAACCTGAAGAGATATAAATGTGCTTCGTGCAGTTATGCCGCATATAGAAAGGCAGACcttaaaaatcatataaattttgttcatttgaaaGTGAAGAAACacaaatgtcacttatgtgactATGCTGCAATTCAAAAAAGGAACCTTGAAAAGCATATAAATTCCATTCACTTGAATGAGAAACAGCGAAAATGTGACTGA